A stretch of Lentisphaerota bacterium DNA encodes these proteins:
- a CDS encoding DUF2141 domain-containing protein yields the protein MGSPVPSAPSARRADSGRLGGRHEQPTAGACITTFVGSARSVFTGLKMLDHPARLAGIFFFAAAVILPADAFGSGETVSVTVNGLRDVKGQLLASLFSRADGFPARPELAMQALTLNITGRMARVTFTNVPPGVYAVAVCHDENGDGRMNSRFFGRPKEGYGLYRPTDIQSGPPRFKGSAFAVGTNRIAVDVEMIYPVD from the coding sequence ATGGGTTCGCCTGTCCCTTCGGCCCCGTCGGCCCGCCGGGCGGACTCTGGACGGCTTGGTGGACGCCATGAACAACCCACAGCAGGGGCGTGCATAACCACCTTCGTGGGTTCTGCACGCTCGGTATTCACAGGACTCAAGATGCTCGACCATCCGGCCAGGCTTGCGGGGATTTTCTTCTTTGCCGCTGCAGTGATCCTGCCGGCAGATGCGTTTGGCTCGGGTGAGACGGTCAGCGTCACGGTCAACGGCTTGCGCGATGTAAAAGGACAGCTGCTGGCGTCCCTGTTTTCGAGGGCTGATGGTTTTCCGGCGAGGCCTGAACTGGCGATGCAGGCCCTGACGTTGAACATCACCGGAAGGATGGCGCGGGTGACGTTTACCAACGTGCCGCCGGGCGTTTACGCGGTGGCGGTGTGTCATGACGAGAACGGCGATGGGAGGATGAATAGCCGGTTCTTCGGAAGGCCCAAAGAAGGCTATGGACTCTACAGGCCAACGGACATTCAATCCGGGCCGCCACGATTCAAGGGGTCGGCATTTGCGGTGGGAACGAATCGCATCGCTGTTGACGTCGAAATGATCTATCCTGTGGACTGA
- a CDS encoding thioredoxin family protein, whose protein sequence is MRKIQILGTGCPKCKTLMENAAAAVEAAGVEATVEKVDKIGDIMRFGVMMTPALVIDGVVKNVGKVLSVEDIKKLLL, encoded by the coding sequence ATGAGAAAGATTCAGATTCTGGGCACAGGATGCCCGAAGTGCAAGACGCTGATGGAGAATGCGGCCGCTGCGGTCGAGGCGGCGGGTGTCGAAGCGACGGTCGAGAAGGTCGACAAGATTGGCGACATCATGCGTTTCGGTGTGATGATGACCCCCGCGCTCGTGATTGACGGCGTTGTGAAGAACGTGGGCAAGGTGCTGAGTGTGGAGGACATCAAAAAGTTGCTCCTGTAG
- a CDS encoding thioredoxin: MKDVKLFMFDGCPHCKKALELVAEILAAHPEYALIPFTVIDERKHPEIAEKYDYFYVPTFYTGDVKMMEGAPTRHAITQAFAAACV; the protein is encoded by the coding sequence ATGAAAGATGTGAAACTGTTTATGTTTGACGGGTGTCCGCACTGTAAAAAGGCGCTGGAGCTGGTGGCCGAGATTCTGGCCGCACATCCGGAATATGCCCTAATTCCGTTCACCGTGATTGATGAGCGCAAGCATCCGGAAATCGCTGAAAAATACGACTATTTCTACGTGCCGACCTTTTATACAGGCGACGTGAAAATGATGGAGGGCGCTCCCACCAGACACGCTATCACGCAGGCGTTTGCAGCCGCCTGCGTGTGA